From Hydractinia symbiolongicarpus strain clone_291-10 chromosome 11, HSymV2.1, whole genome shotgun sequence, the proteins below share one genomic window:
- the LOC130614210 gene encoding uncharacterized protein LOC130614210 isoform X1, translating to MMSETKGVVEEKKYKLGSIHTTSSLIMLLNFILLFMDLLLVQIWRTSVSTWLTPELNTAITWYIVSLCGPFCLYLLIYLLKMYFCCHGFTKLFSVSMILNCITWSVLMFISSSYVATHLPDQNCNEKRCTHLRGAVICSYLIAIGMLMQAYTHYTEREYL from the exons ATGATGAGTGAAACTAAAGGTGTTGTCGAGGAAAAGAAGTACAAGCTTGGTTCAATTCACACCACTTCGAGTTTAATCATGTTGTTAAACTTT ATCTTATTATTTATGGACCTGCTACTCGTTCAAATTTGGAGAACATCTGTTTCAACTTGGTTGACACCAGAACTGAATACAGCTATCACGTGGTACATTGTATCTCTTTGTGGTCCATTCTGCCTGTATCTTTTAATCTATCTTCTAAAGATGTATTTTTGCTGTCAtggttttacaaaattattttcagtgTCG ATGATACTAAACTGCATAACATGGTCTGTTCTGATGTTTATTTCGTCATCATATGTTGCCACCCACCTGCCTGATCAAAACTGCAACGAGAAAAGGTGCACACATCTAAGGGGAGCTGTG ATATGCAGTTACTTAATTGCAATTGGTATGCTAATGCAAGCATATACACATTATACTGAACGGGAATATCTTTGA
- the LOC130614210 gene encoding uncharacterized protein LOC130614210 isoform X2, producing MMSETKGVVEEKKYKLGSIHTTSSLIMLLNFILLFMDLLLVQIWRTSVSTWLTPELNTAITWYIVSLCGPFCLYLLIYLLKMYFCCHGFTKLFSVSMILNCITWSVLMFISSSYVATHLPDQNCNEKRCTHLRGAVV from the exons ATGATGAGTGAAACTAAAGGTGTTGTCGAGGAAAAGAAGTACAAGCTTGGTTCAATTCACACCACTTCGAGTTTAATCATGTTGTTAAACTTT ATCTTATTATTTATGGACCTGCTACTCGTTCAAATTTGGAGAACATCTGTTTCAACTTGGTTGACACCAGAACTGAATACAGCTATCACGTGGTACATTGTATCTCTTTGTGGTCCATTCTGCCTGTATCTTTTAATCTATCTTCTAAAGATGTATTTTTGCTGTCAtggttttacaaaattattttcagtgTCG ATGATACTAAACTGCATAACATGGTCTGTTCTGATGTTTATTTCGTCATCATATGTTGCCACCCACCTGCCTGATCAAAACTGCAACGAGAAAAGGTGCACACATCTAAGGGGAGCTGTGGTATGA